In Amphiura filiformis chromosome 2, Afil_fr2py, whole genome shotgun sequence, one DNA window encodes the following:
- the LOC140146475 gene encoding scavenger receptor cysteine-rich domain superfamily protein-like isoform X2: MLIYVCFLALVCFPHVFCQGESYEVRLADGLSPSEGRLEVFIQGKWGMVCGEGSSRFKIGDLACKQLGYNFSVEIVRPTTAPVAVRPQWSFSCEGTETSLSQCIHNEVQNCVLDAIYTCASPKESSYEVRLSHGPYPWDGRLEVFIQGKWGIVCGSEYPSFEIADLVCKQLGYKFYVESTHRQIPDPTRTTEPKWSVSCQGIETNLLQCTHNEDHYCRDDFRITCASPKEAYAYEVRLTNGPSPSEGLLEVFFQGKWGIVCNRESSSRTIADLTCKQLGYIMSVEATYPTSAPGVVGPRWFVKCDGTETTLWQCAHNEVHSCYSGNYMITCASPKDEFEVRLSGGTSPSEGRLDVYTNGEWGTVCDYAFSYDVADLACQQLGYNYSFDFTKNALYGESIGTGWQLTCGGNRTSLRRCYRQQHHCNTRNTIGACCATLKDKFDVRLSGGTSPSEGRLDVYINGEWGTVCDREFSSDVADLACQQLGYNHSFDFTKNAFYGESIGTGWQLTCDGERTYLWECYRQSKSYGCGDVGVRCAYLQAGIATGTIAGITIACLLFVTMLIVITAIIYASKNRNQFHKLPNL; encoded by the exons ATGTTAATCTACGTTTGTTTTTTGGCTCTTGTGTGTTTCCCGCATGTCTTTTGTCAAGGAG AGTCATATGAAGTTCGCCTGGCAGATGGGCTGTCTCCATCGGAAGGTCGCCTAGAAGTTTTCATCCAGGGTAAATGGGGAATGGTCTGTGGAGAAGGATCATCACGCTTTAAAATTGGCGACTTGGCTTGCAAACAACTTGGCTATAATTTTTCTGTTGAAATAGTACGTCCTACTACTGCCCCCGTAGCAGTCAGACCGCAATGGAGTTTTTCATGTGAGGGTACAGAGACCAGTTTATCGCAATGTATTCACAACGAAGTCCAAAATTGCGTTCTTGATGCCATATATACATGTGCTTCTCCGAAAG AGTCATCATATGAAGTCCGTCTGTCACATGGACCGTATCCATGGGATGGTCGCCTAGAGGTGTTTATCCAGGGTAAATGGGGAATAGTATGTGGTAGTGAATATCCAAGCTTTGAAATTGCTGACTTGGTTTGCAAGCAACTTGGCTATAAGTTTTATGTTGAAAGTACACATCGTCAAATCCCTGATCCTACTAGAACCACAGAACCGAAATGGAGTGTTTCGTGTCAGGGTATAGAGACCAATTTACTGCAATGTACTCACAACGAAGACCACTATTGCCGTGATGATTTCAGGATTACCTGTGCTTCACCAAAAG AGGCATATGCGTATGAAGTCCGCCTGACAAATGGACCGTCTCCATCGGAAGGTCTTCTAGAAGTTTTTTTCCAGGGTAAATGGGGGATAGTCTGTAATCGTGAATCTTCATCACGCACTATTGCCGACTTGACTTGCAAGCAACTTGGCTATATTATGTCCGTTGAAGCTACATATCCTACTAGCGCCCCAGGAGTAGTCGGGCCAAGATGGTTTGTTAAATGCGACGGTACAGAGACCACCTTATGGCAGTGTGCTCACAACGAAGTCCATTCTTGCTACAGCGGTAATTACATGATTACCTGTGCTTCTCCGAAAG ATGAATTTGAAGTTCGTCTGAGTGGTGGTACATCTCCATCGGAGGGTCGCCTAGATGTATACACCAACGGCGAATGGGGAACGGTCTGTGATTATGCATTTTCTTACGacgtggctgacttagcttgtcAGCAACTTGGATATAACTATTCTTTCGATTTCACGAAGAACGCCCTTTATGGAGAAAGTATTGGGACAGGTTGGCAGCTTACATGTGGCGGTAATAGGACTTCTTTAAGGAGGTGTTACCGCCAACAACATCATTGCAATACTAGAAATACTATAGGGGCTTGCTGTGCAACTTTAAAAG ATAAATTTGACGTTCGTCTGAGTGGTGGTACATCTCCATCGGAGGGTCGCCTAGATGTTTACATCAACGGTGAATGGGGAACGGTCTGTGATAGGGAATTTTCGTCCGACGTGGCTGACTTGGCTTGTCAGCAACTTGGCTATAACCATTCCTTCGATTTTACGAAAAACGCATTTTATGGAGAAAGTATTGGGACAGGTTGGCAGCTTACATGTGACGGTGAAAGGACTTATTTGTGGGAGTGTTACCGCCAATCAAAATCTTATGGTTGCGGGGATGTAGGGGTTCGCTGTGCATATTTACAAG CTGGAATAGCCACGGGTACGATTGCAGGTATAACAATAGCCTGTTTGCTTTTCGTCACCATGTTGATAGTAATCACTGCAATCATCTACGCCAGTAAAAACAGAAACCAATTCCATAAGCTACCCAACCTCTAA
- the LOC140146475 gene encoding scavenger receptor cysteine-rich type 1 protein M160-like isoform X1, which translates to MLIYVCFLALVCFPHVFCQGESYEVRLADGLSPSEGRLEVFIQGKWGMVCGEGSSRFKIGDLACKQLGYNFSVEIVRPTTAPVAVRPQWSFSCEGTETSLSQCIHNEVQNCVLDAIYTCASPKESSYEVRLSHGPYPWDGRLEVFIQGKWGIVCGSEYPSFEIADLVCKQLGYKFYVESTHRQIPDPTRTTEPKWSVSCQGIETNLLQCTHNEDHYCRDDFRITCASPKEAYAYEVRLTNGPSPSEGLLEVFFQGKWGIVCNRESSSRTIADLTCKQLGYIMSVEATYPTSAPGVVGPRWFVKCDGTETTLWQCAHNEVHSCYSGNYMITCASPKDEFEVRLSGGTSPSEGRLDVYTNGEWGTVCDYAFSYDVADLACQQLGYNYSFDFTKNALYGESIGTGWQLTCGGNRTSLRRCYRQQHHCNTRNTIGACCATLKDKFDVRLSGGTSPSEGRLDVYINGEWGTVCDREFSSDVADLACQQLGYNHSFDFTKNAFYGESIGTGWQLTCDGERTYLWECYRQSKSYGCGDVGVRCAYLQDKFDVRLSGGTSPSEGRLDVYINGEWGTVCDREFSSDVADLACQQLGYNHSFDFTKNAFYGESIGTGWQLTCDGERTYLWECYRQSKSYGCGDVEVRCASLQAGIATGTIAGITIACLLFVTMLIVITAIIYASKNRNQFHKLPNL; encoded by the exons ATGTTAATCTACGTTTGTTTTTTGGCTCTTGTGTGTTTCCCGCATGTCTTTTGTCAAGGAG AGTCATATGAAGTTCGCCTGGCAGATGGGCTGTCTCCATCGGAAGGTCGCCTAGAAGTTTTCATCCAGGGTAAATGGGGAATGGTCTGTGGAGAAGGATCATCACGCTTTAAAATTGGCGACTTGGCTTGCAAACAACTTGGCTATAATTTTTCTGTTGAAATAGTACGTCCTACTACTGCCCCCGTAGCAGTCAGACCGCAATGGAGTTTTTCATGTGAGGGTACAGAGACCAGTTTATCGCAATGTATTCACAACGAAGTCCAAAATTGCGTTCTTGATGCCATATATACATGTGCTTCTCCGAAAG AGTCATCATATGAAGTCCGTCTGTCACATGGACCGTATCCATGGGATGGTCGCCTAGAGGTGTTTATCCAGGGTAAATGGGGAATAGTATGTGGTAGTGAATATCCAAGCTTTGAAATTGCTGACTTGGTTTGCAAGCAACTTGGCTATAAGTTTTATGTTGAAAGTACACATCGTCAAATCCCTGATCCTACTAGAACCACAGAACCGAAATGGAGTGTTTCGTGTCAGGGTATAGAGACCAATTTACTGCAATGTACTCACAACGAAGACCACTATTGCCGTGATGATTTCAGGATTACCTGTGCTTCACCAAAAG AGGCATATGCGTATGAAGTCCGCCTGACAAATGGACCGTCTCCATCGGAAGGTCTTCTAGAAGTTTTTTTCCAGGGTAAATGGGGGATAGTCTGTAATCGTGAATCTTCATCACGCACTATTGCCGACTTGACTTGCAAGCAACTTGGCTATATTATGTCCGTTGAAGCTACATATCCTACTAGCGCCCCAGGAGTAGTCGGGCCAAGATGGTTTGTTAAATGCGACGGTACAGAGACCACCTTATGGCAGTGTGCTCACAACGAAGTCCATTCTTGCTACAGCGGTAATTACATGATTACCTGTGCTTCTCCGAAAG ATGAATTTGAAGTTCGTCTGAGTGGTGGTACATCTCCATCGGAGGGTCGCCTAGATGTATACACCAACGGCGAATGGGGAACGGTCTGTGATTATGCATTTTCTTACGacgtggctgacttagcttgtcAGCAACTTGGATATAACTATTCTTTCGATTTCACGAAGAACGCCCTTTATGGAGAAAGTATTGGGACAGGTTGGCAGCTTACATGTGGCGGTAATAGGACTTCTTTAAGGAGGTGTTACCGCCAACAACATCATTGCAATACTAGAAATACTATAGGGGCTTGCTGTGCAACTTTAAAAG ATAAATTTGACGTTCGTCTGAGTGGTGGTACATCTCCATCGGAGGGTCGCCTAGATGTTTACATCAACGGTGAATGGGGAACGGTCTGTGATAGGGAATTTTCGTCCGACGTGGCTGACTTGGCTTGTCAGCAACTTGGCTATAACCATTCCTTCGATTTTACGAAAAACGCATTTTATGGAGAAAGTATTGGGACAGGTTGGCAGCTTACATGTGACGGTGAAAGGACTTATTTGTGGGAGTGTTACCGCCAATCAAAATCTTATGGTTGCGGGGATGTAGGGGTTCGCTGTGCATATTTACAAG ATAAATTTGACGTTCGTCTGAGTGGTGGTACATCTCCATCGGAGGGTCGCCTAGATGTTTACATCAACGGCGAATGGGGAACGGTCTGTGATAGGGAATTTTCGTCCGACGTGGCTGACTTGGCTTGTCAGCAACTTGGCTATAACCATTCCTTCGATTTCACGAAAAACGCATTTTATGGAGAAAGTATTGGGACAGGTTGGCAGCTTACATGTGACGGTGAAAGGACTTATTTGTGGGAGTGTTACCGCCAATCAAAATCTTATGGTTGCGGGGATGTAGAGGTTCGCTGTGCATCTTTACAAG CTGGAATAGCCACGGGTACGATTGCAGGTATAACAATAGCCTGTTTGCTTTTCGTCACCATGTTGATAGTAATCACTGCAATCATCTACGCCAGTAAAAACAGAAACCAATTCCATAAGCTACCCAACCTCTAA